One Papaver somniferum cultivar HN1 chromosome 10, ASM357369v1, whole genome shotgun sequence genomic window carries:
- the LOC113316291 gene encoding natterin-3-like: protein MRSLKNGKFCNRFTTEEKTSCLATLEKYPDQWSSMEIEEPVMSRKINNVRYHLTDARLYNEKILALITDDSSNYTQSPLTSSLNLKTTVTNTTNWSNSVTMKVGIKMTCTAGVPGVSSGAIEISADITGSQSWGETHTETQEVGSVKTITVPPMTRVKGSLMATRVSYDIPFAYTQHDVLKNGSPKVYEKNDGVFTGHNGYGYKYEVVNLPLQ, encoded by the coding sequence ATGCGAAGTTTGAAGAACGGCAAGTTCTGCAACAGATTCACGACTGAAGAGAAGACGAGCTGCCTGGCCACTCTTGAAAAGTATCCGGACCAGTGGAGCTCCATGGAGATTGAGGAGCCCGTCATGTCAAGGAAAATTAATAATGTCAGATATCACCTTACGGATGCAAGGCTTTACAATGAGAAAATTCTTGCACTTATCACTGATGATTCAAGCAACTATACTCAAAGTCCCTTAACGTCATCATTAAATCTCAAAACTACAGTGACCAATACAACTAATTGGAGTAACAGTGTCACGATGAAAGTGGGTATCAAGATGACTTGTACTGCTGGTGTTCCAGGCGTTTCATCGGGTGCGATTGAAATTTCTGCTGACATTACCGGATCTCAGAGTTGGGGAGAAACGCATACAGAAACCCAAGAAGTGGGGTCCGTGAAAACTATTACTGTGCCACCAATGACTAGAGTGAAGGGAAGTCTGATGGCGACACGTGTTTCGTACGACATACCCTTCGCATACACTCAGCATGACGTATTGAAAAATGGGAGTCCAAAAGTTTACGAAAAGAACGACGGGGTTTTTACTGGCCACAATGGCTATGGCTATAAATACGAGGTTGTCAATCTTCCACTCCAGTAA
- the LOC113316292 gene encoding uncharacterized protein LOC113316292: MEAPPAATETPTTITSLSLNDTTTQENVQKVPSESRFPLVDEGDDQVGVPLSENDEDAHAIIANTLPKSVIIQSNIDNLYLHFEKENPWVPNAIRFHGDYSFGLETRFEVVQATTVTGLVHIRCLRNNKYWANSGTSYRWVTAMAIKPEENQSDPYCTLFKPIFEYSNNNRVVKLRHVNTGYYVRRFYGGDHYYGALYLSASGDSCERYTFIDWESVVMLPDLIRIKGDNGNHLESYGGDGYMDYNRKADNSSFFDYEVSPSRDGGIRLKGVYHGKYWTDVDTSIWVLLKEAATTFHDTNPYFYPR; encoded by the coding sequence ATGGAAGCACCTccagcagcaacagaaactcCTACCACTATTACTTCTTTATCTCTTAATGATACTACTACTCAAGAGAATGTGCAGAAGGTACCATCAGAAAGTCGGTTTCCTCTTGTTGATGAAGGAGATGATCAAGTAGGAGTTCCTTTGAGTGAAAATGATGAAGATGCGCATGCCATCATCGCAAATACACTCCCCAAGTCGGTCATAATCCAATCGAACATAGACAATTTATACTTGcacttcgagaaagaaaatcCATGGGTACCTAATGCCATCCGGTTCCATGGAGATTACAGTTTCGGGCTCGAGACAAGGTTCGAAGTGGTGCAAGCTACCACTGTAACTGGCCTCGTCCATATCAGGTGTTTGCGTAATAACAAGTACTGGGCAAATTCCGGTACGTCCTACAGATGGGTCACTGCCATGGCCATCAAACCTGAGGAGAATCAGTCCGATCCATATTGCACGCTCTTCAAGCCTATTTTCGAGTATTCCAACAATAACCGCGTCGTTAAGCTCCGCCACGTCAACACCGGCTACTATGTCAGGAGGTTTTATGGTGGCGACCATTATTATGGTGCCTTGTATTTAAGTGCTTCAGGCGACAGCTGTGAAAGGTACACCTTCATTGACTGGGAATCTGTGGTTATGTTGCCCGACCTTATCAGGATCAAGGGAGACAACGGAAACCATCTTGAGTCCTACGGCGGAGACGGTTATATGGACTACAATCGCAAAGCCGATAATTCCTCATTCTTTGACTACGAGGTGTCTCCAAGTCGGGACGGAGGCATCCGCCTGAAGGGTGTTTACCATGGCAAGTATTGGACTGATGTGGATACTAGTATTTGGGTATTGTTAAAGGAGGCTGCCACCACATTCCATGACACAAACCCGTATTTTTACCCACGATAG